One genomic segment of Flagellimonas marinaquae includes these proteins:
- a CDS encoding RagB/SusD family nutrient uptake outer membrane protein — MIKKILIIAILIGSAYSCKDDFTEQTPIGVLSEEATANATGVDLLLTGAYSALDGVRQNQLGNGFAISPDNWWCDAMSDDAHKGSTDGDQVELFQLETYDIQTSNPYLLGKWMSLYAGVNRSNAVIALIASIEEGDFSAQLAEARFLRGYFNFELQKMFGNPAYISEENYVNTEFNQPNPGPIWDQVEADFQFAIDNLPETQSDAGRPTSWTAKAFQGKTHLYQSDWGTALTLFQDVINNGPYALNTEFIDNFNAAGENSQESIFAVQYAADGGQSLNGNQGGTLNFPGGGPINTCCGFYQPTQDLVNAFQTDGNGLPLLDTFNQTDVTNDQEVATDEPFTPHTGPLDPRLDYTVGRRGIDYNGFGIMPGQEWIRATDADISGPYLSKKNMYQADELDASQGTGAWGQQHSGLNYAIMRYADVLLMAAEAAVETGDLPTALNYVNQVRNRAKNSSYVLNEAGDAPAANYEIEPYGSFPDADFARQAVRFERRLELGMEGHRLFDLRRWGVSASILNAYVANEGRTISTIESKVRDYQAFMDLFPIPVTAIDLSGGALKQNPDY; from the coding sequence ATGATCAAGAAAATATTAATTATTGCTATACTGATAGGTTCTGCATATTCATGTAAAGATGATTTTACAGAGCAGACCCCGATTGGTGTTCTCTCTGAAGAGGCAACGGCCAATGCCACGGGAGTAGATCTTTTATTGACAGGCGCCTATTCTGCTCTGGACGGAGTTCGACAAAACCAATTGGGCAATGGATTTGCCATAAGCCCGGATAACTGGTGGTGCGATGCCATGTCCGACGATGCCCACAAAGGAAGTACGGACGGGGACCAAGTGGAATTGTTCCAATTGGAAACCTATGATATACAGACAAGTAACCCGTACCTTTTGGGAAAATGGATGTCCCTGTATGCCGGTGTAAACCGCTCCAACGCGGTAATAGCATTGATAGCATCTATAGAAGAGGGAGATTTCTCAGCCCAACTGGCCGAAGCCCGTTTTCTAAGAGGATATTTCAATTTTGAATTGCAAAAGATGTTTGGAAATCCGGCATATATTTCTGAAGAAAATTATGTGAATACTGAGTTCAATCAGCCAAATCCAGGTCCTATTTGGGACCAAGTGGAAGCAGATTTCCAATTTGCTATAGACAATCTACCGGAAACCCAATCGGATGCCGGTAGGCCAACTTCATGGACCGCCAAAGCTTTTCAAGGAAAAACGCATCTTTACCAATCGGATTGGGGAACTGCACTTACTCTGTTCCAGGATGTTATAAACAATGGACCTTACGCTTTAAACACTGAGTTTATTGACAATTTTAATGCAGCTGGTGAAAATTCACAAGAATCTATCTTTGCGGTACAATATGCAGCAGATGGCGGACAATCCCTTAATGGGAACCAAGGCGGAACACTGAACTTTCCCGGAGGTGGCCCCATAAATACCTGTTGTGGTTTTTACCAGCCAACACAGGATTTGGTAAATGCTTTTCAAACGGACGGTAATGGCCTTCCCTTATTGGACACATTCAATCAGACAGATGTAACCAATGACCAAGAGGTTGCTACAGATGAGCCCTTTACTCCTCATACAGGACCGTTGGATCCAAGATTGGACTACACTGTAGGCAGAAGAGGAATAGACTACAACGGATTTGGAATAATGCCCGGCCAAGAATGGATACGAGCAACAGATGCGGATATTTCCGGGCCCTATCTTTCAAAAAAGAACATGTATCAAGCAGATGAACTGGATGCCAGTCAAGGAACAGGTGCTTGGGGACAACAGCATTCCGGACTTAACTACGCTATAATGCGTTATGCGGATGTACTTCTTATGGCTGCGGAAGCAGCCGTTGAAACCGGTGATTTACCAACCGCACTTAATTATGTGAACCAAGTTCGAAATAGGGCTAAAAATTCGTCCTATGTATTAAATGAAGCGGGGGACGCACCAGCCGCCAATTATGAAATTGAACCGTACGGATCCTTCCCTGATGCAGATTTTGCCCGACAGGCAGTCAGGTTTGAAAGAAGACTAGAACTAGGTATGGAAGGTCATCGATTGTTCGATTTGAGAAGGTGGGGTGTATCCGCATCGATATTGAACGCTTATGTCGCCAATGAAGGTAGAACAATTTCAACAATAGAATCAAAAGTTCGGGACTATCAAGCATTCATGGATTTATTCCCAATTCCAGTTACCGCCATCGATTTGAGCGGTGGCGCCTTAAAACAAAACCCAGATTATTAG
- a CDS encoding 5' nucleotidase, NT5C type, with product MTIFVDMDEVIADAYQAHIDIYNKEFNAQLKAEDCFGKEVWQCVPEEHQQTIKDHTYRDCFFKDLSIIADSQEVLKALSEKHDVYIASAAMEFPQSLREKSDWLDKHFPFISWQKRILCGDKHVLKGDVLIDDRSKNLASFSGRSIMFTSPHNVNVSNFERADSWKEIADKLL from the coding sequence ATGACCATTTTTGTTGATATGGACGAGGTGATCGCAGATGCATACCAAGCCCATATAGATATTTATAATAAAGAGTTCAATGCTCAATTAAAGGCGGAGGACTGCTTCGGCAAAGAAGTTTGGCAATGTGTGCCCGAGGAGCATCAGCAAACAATAAAGGACCATACCTACAGGGATTGTTTTTTTAAGGATTTAAGTATTATCGCCGATAGCCAAGAGGTACTCAAAGCTTTAAGTGAAAAACACGATGTGTACATAGCATCCGCAGCTATGGAATTTCCGCAGTCCCTAAGGGAAAAATCGGATTGGTTGGATAAGCACTTCCCATTTATTTCATGGCAAAAACGAATTTTATGTGGAGATAAGCATGTGTTAAAAGGCGATGTGCTAATTGATGATCGGAGTAAAAATCTTGCATCCTTCTCCGGAAGGTCCATAATGTTTACTTCGCCCCACAATGTAAATGTGTCAAATTTTGAACGAGCCGATAGTTGGAAAGAAATCGCGGATAAACTTTTGTAA
- a CDS encoding aminotransferase class IV produces the protein MMLPKGNYPEKIYVNGEIFSSENAKISVFDRGFLFGDGIYEVMMQLENGIFYKKAHFDRLQSNLNKIGIDYAVEEIESELDNLISASSLTDKACLIYIQVTRGIAPRKHSYPKGVSASVMMYALPYSLPLVNPTHMKSILTADFRWHRCDIKSTSLLGNIMTNESAVSANANEATLVRQGLVTEGSHSNIFFVKDGKVITHPANEHILAGITRRIVIGLCKDLNLPVIEQAVAETDIEQMDEAFFTGTTTQVASIAELGRHVFYRNDQVGEVTRNLQRAFSELRSRDTALVDLGLR, from the coding sequence ATGATGTTACCCAAAGGAAACTATCCTGAAAAAATATACGTAAATGGTGAAATTTTTTCATCTGAGAATGCCAAAATATCCGTGTTCGATCGTGGCTTTCTATTTGGAGATGGTATTTATGAGGTAATGATGCAGCTGGAAAATGGTATTTTTTACAAGAAAGCCCATTTTGACAGACTCCAGTCCAACCTTAATAAAATTGGCATCGACTATGCCGTAGAGGAGATTGAAAGTGAACTGGACAACCTAATATCGGCCTCGAGTTTAACGGATAAAGCGTGCTTGATCTACATACAGGTTACGCGAGGAATTGCTCCCCGAAAACACTCGTACCCAAAAGGCGTTAGCGCAAGTGTAATGATGTATGCCCTGCCCTATTCGCTTCCGTTGGTCAACCCCACTCACATGAAATCCATACTAACTGCGGATTTTAGATGGCATCGATGCGATATAAAATCCACATCCCTGTTGGGCAATATTATGACCAATGAGTCTGCCGTGAGCGCCAATGCAAATGAAGCTACCTTGGTAAGACAGGGATTGGTCACCGAGGGGTCTCACAGCAATATATTTTTTGTGAAAGATGGCAAGGTAATCACGCATCCGGCCAATGAACATATATTGGCCGGCATTACCAGACGTATTGTTATCGGTCTTTGTAAGGATTTAAACCTTCCTGTAATCGAACAAGCTGTAGCCGAAACGGATATCGAACAAATGGACGAAGCCTTTTTTACGGGCACCACCACACAAGTAGCGTCCATTGCAGAATTGGGAAGGCATGTTTTTTATCGGAACGATCAAGTTGGCGAGGTTACCCGAAACCTACAAAGAGCTTTCTCCGAGCTAAGGAGCAGGGATACGGCACTGGTGGATTTAGGCCTCCGATGA
- a CDS encoding Crp/Fnr family transcriptional regulator — translation MLHNENIEKKHFIIPFLNAIYPLGPELKSFLFTHIKTCIFDKNEIISKAGDICDNLYFIKKGMVRGYFEIDSTDITTWVDLENEIFTSITGFFRNEISQENIQSLEKTYCDYLTFEDYKYCCDNFPEMLEINRILMEEYYIMAEQRVFLARIPNAGKRLDFFMDVYKPKIIDRIPKKYLASFLAMRPETLSRLMKERN, via the coding sequence ATGCTCCATAACGAAAATATCGAGAAAAAGCATTTTATTATCCCTTTTCTCAATGCCATTTACCCCTTAGGTCCTGAATTAAAATCTTTTTTGTTTACCCATATTAAAACGTGCATTTTCGACAAGAATGAAATAATTAGCAAAGCAGGTGATATTTGCGACAACCTCTACTTTATTAAAAAAGGTATGGTTCGTGGTTACTTTGAAATAGACTCGACCGACATCACCACGTGGGTGGACCTTGAGAATGAAATATTCACATCTATCACAGGTTTTTTTAGGAATGAAATTAGCCAGGAAAACATACAAAGCCTGGAAAAAACCTACTGCGACTATTTAACATTTGAAGATTACAAATATTGTTGCGACAATTTTCCGGAGATGCTCGAAATCAACCGAATCCTAATGGAAGAATATTACATTATGGCGGAACAAAGGGTGTTTTTGGCCAGGATTCCCAATGCAGGTAAACGTCTGGACTTTTTTATGGATGTTTACAAGCCTAAGATAATCGATAGAATTCCTAAAAAGTACTTGGCTTCTTTTTTGGCCATGCGACCCGAAACCTTATCCAGGCTTATGAAAGAAAGAAACTGA
- a CDS encoding SusC/RagA family TonB-linked outer membrane protein, with amino-acid sequence MIENNCSWSKHGRPCLSLTLGFLLMFFSSTMIRAHENPFKAIQTADQTQITGNVTDQNGDPLIGANVLVQGTTNGTQTDFDGNYVISADSNATLVFSYVGFSTQSVPINGRSVVNVSLSEDASQLDEVVVLGYSTQTRGDLTGSVASVDLSEATKAPIVNAAEALEGRVTGVSLINSGVPGSAPTIRIRGFGSTNGNDPLFIIDGVQTTDGSILNAIDPADILQMNVLKDGAASIYGARASNGVVIVTTKNGGYNMESAEISLDMYTGFSRASNLPGLLNAQQHAQMFWDSFSNVGQAPSHAQYGDGASPVVPSTILGAPEPVNARSSGTWFDDIYRSAPTQNISLRMENGNAGAKYSMTASYLNRQGIQLESSFKRGLTRVNSEFKVGEKVRIGQHLNVSFANSNSPKNPNTSLGGSPLMLAMRNSPLLPAYTNAGNFTGTYSNALDLSNPTNPVADLKRAGDNFYKTFRILGDIYATYEIIDGLTAKTSIGGDAELLSTRAFLPTNPEHSEARSTNSLTESDTDSYSWIWTNTLNYNKTFGKHNVNALVGVEALEDRSKFKSVTVTDFLFETPDYYLPDTGTGDPIVSAGDNTTSLFSVFGSVNYSYDNKYYLTATLRRDKSSNFLGNNQSDTFPAVSAGWLLSEENWFNVDWLNRVKFKASYGELGNQQVPVEGPTLTQAGIDVGQTNYAFNGSGAPATGAIIRAIGNEGLRWETSQTSNLGVELGFLDNRLSVEFELFKITTEDLIAQDLQLISTTAPDANAPFVNLGSIENKGFDLAIGYRDQTESGFSYGVDLNVSSYKNEVTELINSQQFGDPGFRGGAITVTEVGEPISYFYGFDVIGIFESESEVASSPDQQFENDADGVGRFKYRDVDNNGVINDSDRTKIGTPHPDFTYGINLSLGYKNWDLSAFFSGVQGRDVYNYSKIFTDFPTFFFGNRSTRVLDSWSPQNTNATLPALGTSVVNRETSPNSYFVEDASYLRLRNLQIGYSLPDTVLDKLGINQIRLYLQASNLFTITDYSGMDPEIPILVSDGSVDNLTQGIDTAPYPLAQIYTFGVNLKF; translated from the coding sequence ATGATTGAAAACAATTGTTCATGGTCCAAACACGGAAGACCATGTCTATCTCTTACTCTAGGCTTTTTATTGATGTTTTTCAGCAGCACAATGATCAGAGCCCATGAAAATCCTTTTAAGGCAATACAGACTGCCGATCAAACACAAATTACAGGAAATGTGACCGATCAAAATGGAGATCCTTTAATCGGTGCCAATGTTTTGGTACAAGGAACTACCAACGGTACACAAACAGACTTTGATGGCAATTATGTGATAAGTGCCGACAGCAATGCGACTTTGGTATTCAGCTATGTCGGATTCTCTACACAATCAGTGCCGATAAATGGCCGGTCGGTTGTTAATGTTTCCCTTTCGGAGGATGCCAGTCAACTTGATGAAGTAGTAGTGCTTGGTTACTCTACACAAACTAGGGGAGACTTAACCGGTTCCGTAGCTTCAGTGGACCTTTCTGAAGCAACAAAAGCACCCATTGTAAACGCCGCCGAAGCTTTGGAAGGCAGGGTTACCGGTGTGTCCCTGATCAATTCGGGCGTGCCCGGTTCCGCCCCGACCATTCGTATTCGAGGTTTTGGCTCGACCAATGGTAACGATCCATTATTTATTATCGATGGTGTACAGACTACAGATGGTTCTATCTTAAATGCCATTGATCCTGCAGATATTCTTCAAATGAACGTGTTAAAAGATGGTGCGGCATCCATCTATGGGGCAAGGGCTTCCAATGGAGTTGTAATTGTTACCACTAAAAATGGGGGGTACAATATGGAATCTGCCGAGATATCTTTGGATATGTACACAGGTTTCTCAAGAGCATCCAATCTTCCTGGGCTTTTAAATGCCCAACAACATGCACAAATGTTTTGGGATAGTTTCAGCAATGTTGGACAAGCTCCATCCCACGCGCAATATGGAGACGGGGCCTCTCCTGTTGTGCCTTCAACTATCTTGGGTGCTCCCGAACCTGTAAACGCCAGGTCAAGTGGCACTTGGTTTGACGATATCTACAGAAGTGCTCCAACACAGAACATATCCCTACGCATGGAAAATGGAAATGCGGGTGCCAAATACTCAATGACCGCTTCATATTTAAACCGTCAGGGAATACAACTGGAATCGTCCTTTAAAAGAGGGTTGACCAGAGTTAATTCAGAGTTTAAAGTAGGCGAAAAAGTAAGGATAGGGCAGCATTTAAACGTATCTTTTGCCAATAGCAATTCCCCAAAAAATCCAAATACAAGTCTTGGAGGAAGCCCTTTGATGTTGGCTATGAGGAACTCCCCACTTTTACCGGCATATACCAATGCAGGAAACTTTACCGGTACATATTCCAATGCTTTGGATTTATCCAATCCAACCAATCCGGTCGCAGATTTAAAAAGAGCTGGAGATAATTTCTACAAAACATTTAGAATTTTGGGAGACATTTATGCCACTTATGAAATTATCGACGGGCTAACAGCCAAAACTTCGATCGGTGGAGATGCGGAATTACTTAGTACAAGGGCATTTTTGCCAACCAACCCAGAGCATTCCGAGGCTAGGTCCACAAACTCACTTACCGAATCGGATACCGATAGTTACAGCTGGATTTGGACCAATACGTTGAATTACAATAAAACGTTTGGAAAGCACAACGTGAATGCACTGGTCGGTGTTGAGGCATTGGAAGATAGAAGCAAGTTTAAATCTGTAACTGTTACCGACTTCCTATTTGAGACACCTGATTATTATCTACCGGATACAGGTACTGGAGACCCCATCGTAAGCGCCGGAGACAACACCACTTCTCTTTTTTCCGTCTTTGGTAGCGTAAACTATTCGTACGACAACAAATACTACCTAACTGCCACTTTACGTAGGGACAAATCTTCCAATTTTTTAGGAAACAATCAAAGCGACACCTTTCCAGCGGTCAGTGCAGGCTGGTTATTAAGCGAAGAAAACTGGTTTAACGTAGACTGGTTGAACCGCGTAAAGTTCAAAGCCTCATATGGTGAATTGGGAAACCAGCAGGTTCCTGTTGAAGGGCCTACGCTAACCCAAGCAGGTATAGATGTCGGTCAGACCAACTACGCATTTAATGGATCTGGGGCACCGGCAACGGGAGCAATAATTAGAGCCATTGGTAACGAGGGATTACGTTGGGAAACATCGCAAACAAGCAACCTTGGAGTGGAATTGGGCTTTTTGGATAACCGTTTGAGCGTGGAATTTGAATTATTTAAAATAACAACCGAAGATTTAATTGCACAAGACTTGCAATTGATCAGTACTACGGCTCCAGATGCAAATGCCCCTTTTGTAAATTTGGGAAGTATTGAAAACAAAGGGTTTGATCTTGCAATAGGTTATAGAGATCAAACAGAGTCTGGATTCTCCTATGGAGTTGACCTCAATGTTTCTTCATATAAGAATGAAGTAACGGAACTAATCAACAGTCAGCAATTTGGCGACCCTGGATTTAGGGGTGGTGCCATAACCGTAACCGAAGTGGGCGAACCTATCTCCTATTTTTATGGGTTCGATGTAATTGGAATATTTGAAAGCGAATCCGAGGTTGCATCCTCACCGGACCAACAGTTTGAAAACGATGCCGATGGTGTGGGTCGTTTTAAATATAGGGATGTTGATAACAATGGTGTAATCAACGATTCGGATAGAACCAAAATCGGTACACCCCATCCCGATTTCACCTATGGTATCAACCTGAGCCTCGGTTATAAAAACTGGGACCTGTCCGCCTTCTTCTCCGGAGTGCAAGGTAGGGACGTATATAACTATTCCAAGATATTTACGGATTTCCCAACTTTTTTCTTCGGAAACAGAAGTACGCGAGTACTGGATTCTTGGTCTCCGCAAAATACCAATGCAACACTTCCAGCACTTGGAACCTCTGTGGTTAACCGGGAAACAAGCCCTAACTCTTATTTTGTCGAGGACGCATCATACCTAAGATTAAGAAACCTTCAAATTGGATATTCACTTCCTGACACGGTTTTGGATAAATTGGGCATAAATCAAATTCGTTTATACCTACAGGCCTCGAACCTGTTTACCATAACGGATTATAGTGGAATGGACCCTGAAATCCCGATTCTCGTTTCCGATGGATCGGTGGACAACTTAACACAAGGAATTGATACCGCTCCGTATCCCTTGGCTCAAATTTACACGTTTGGCGTTAACTTAAAATTTTAA
- a CDS encoding VCBS repeat-containing protein — translation MRIIKKTTIISLFLIVACTKNQKRAPLFELLDARTTQIDFNNRLQETDTMNIVGFEYMYNGAGVGIGDINNDGLVDIYFTGNQVSDKLFMNKGDFVFEDISESSNIVSTGWSNGVTFTDINEDGFLDIYVSRGGTREWEKSDWANRMFVNNGDGTFTDKAREYGIADTGYSVQSVFFDFDSDGDRDLYVLTNALVDYNRNTSKYKTNDGSASSTDKLYRNNGDGTFTDISFEAGINMEGFGLGVSVCDINTDGWLDLYISNDFLTDDLLFINNGDGTFTDQLKTYFRHLSYNGMGNDVGDLNNDGKPELLTVDMFPKSNERIKQTMMKPSLDVFSHNLAIGYAPQYVRNTLQLNNGNKTFSEIGQFSGIYNTDWSWAPLIADFDNDGLNDIFITNGYRRDITNLDYQSYTQRPAKYQTEDELIQGELKRVSNLPEVKLANYIYMNNGDLTFSDKITDWGLDKPLYSNGAAFADLDNDGDLDLVINNIDDPASIYKNNTIEFATSNSSSFLKVDFKVKGNKDITGTEVRIYHGGKSQYKFVSTVRGYLSSMDSEMHFGLGDSKTIDSLTVKWNSGGIQTLFNIEPNQKITLDESESFLIEKSRAIIDSPKIFRDIIKEMEMEYLHVEDDFDEFKLQTTLLKMNTNLGPGITVGDVNGDELEDFYIGGTKEKPGKLYIQNRDGKFLEQSITCAGLREDMGVVFADIDGDGDLDLISIDGGGIEEMARQEYTDFIYYNDGSGNFTCKPFLKRKSRGGSVELADFDQDGDLDMFVGGRVVNGFYPKSPKSYLLRNDSDRFIDVSEEVLSSQELGMVSDAIWTDFDNDGWFDLVVVGEFMEITFLKNKKGKFEDITHSTGLKYTNGWWNSIVSGDFDADGDMDYVVGNFGLNSDFKCSPEQPLTIYTKDVDGNGTIDPLISCYREGKEHLIHTRDILVDQISALKGSFKDYQSYASADFDEVMEAAGLNDASQLKAYEFASSYIENLGNGKFTISNLPIQVQFSPAFGLLTDDFDNDGNLDVMITGNQFDVEPFIGRSDASIGYCLLGDGQGNFTMAQSSKSGLNLSGSAKGAALIRLKNGNSAALIGINSGKMSAYGYYNQERKTITLQTNDAFVTITKKNGKGQRIEFPYGNTYLGNSSRTLTYDPSQTLEIKIMDYKGNTRKINPLTALKL, via the coding sequence ATGCGTATAATAAAAAAAACCACTATTATATCTTTATTTCTAATAGTTGCCTGTACAAAGAATCAAAAAAGGGCACCATTATTCGAATTATTGGATGCTAGAACAACCCAGATAGATTTCAATAATCGGTTACAAGAAACCGATACTATGAACATTGTAGGTTTTGAATATATGTACAATGGCGCTGGAGTTGGTATCGGTGACATTAACAACGATGGTCTAGTGGACATCTACTTTACTGGAAATCAGGTATCCGATAAGCTTTTCATGAATAAAGGAGACTTTGTTTTTGAGGATATAAGTGAATCTTCGAATATAGTTTCAACCGGATGGTCCAATGGAGTGACCTTTACAGATATCAATGAGGACGGTTTTTTGGATATATATGTTAGTCGGGGTGGAACTCGGGAGTGGGAAAAATCGGATTGGGCCAATAGAATGTTTGTTAACAACGGCGATGGGACCTTTACGGATAAAGCCAGAGAATATGGCATAGCCGATACCGGGTACAGTGTTCAGTCTGTTTTTTTTGATTTTGATAGTGATGGTGACCGTGATCTGTACGTACTTACGAATGCCTTGGTGGATTATAATAGAAATACCTCTAAATATAAAACGAACGATGGTAGTGCCAGTAGTACCGATAAGTTGTACAGAAACAATGGAGACGGCACGTTTACCGATATTTCCTTTGAGGCTGGTATAAACATGGAAGGATTCGGTCTTGGGGTGTCCGTTTGCGATATCAATACCGATGGTTGGTTGGATCTTTACATTTCCAACGATTTCTTGACCGATGATCTTTTGTTCATCAATAATGGTGATGGTACATTTACCGATCAGCTTAAGACCTATTTTAGGCATCTTAGCTACAATGGCATGGGTAACGATGTAGGCGATTTGAACAACGACGGAAAACCCGAACTCTTAACCGTGGATATGTTTCCCAAAAGCAATGAACGGATAAAACAAACCATGATGAAACCGAGCTTGGATGTTTTCTCGCATAATTTGGCCATAGGTTATGCCCCGCAATACGTTAGAAATACATTGCAGCTCAATAACGGTAACAAGACTTTTAGTGAGATCGGGCAATTCAGTGGAATTTATAATACCGATTGGAGCTGGGCGCCATTGATTGCCGATTTTGATAATGATGGGCTCAACGATATTTTTATCACCAACGGGTACAGGAGAGATATTACCAACTTGGATTATCAATCCTATACACAGCGACCCGCAAAATACCAGACCGAGGACGAACTTATTCAGGGAGAACTAAAGCGGGTCAGTAATCTACCGGAAGTTAAATTGGCCAATTATATATATATGAATAACGGTGATCTTACCTTTTCGGATAAAATTACCGATTGGGGGTTGGATAAGCCCTTATATTCCAACGGTGCGGCCTTTGCCGATTTGGATAATGATGGAGACCTGGACCTAGTGATCAATAATATAGACGACCCTGCGAGTATATATAAAAATAATACTATCGAGTTTGCCACATCAAACAGTTCATCTTTTCTTAAAGTGGACTTTAAGGTTAAAGGAAATAAAGATATCACCGGTACGGAGGTCCGTATTTATCATGGTGGAAAGTCGCAGTATAAGTTTGTATCCACAGTAAGAGGCTACCTTTCCTCCATGGATTCGGAAATGCATTTTGGTTTGGGTGATTCAAAAACGATAGATTCCTTAACTGTAAAATGGAACAGTGGTGGCATCCAAACCCTATTCAATATCGAGCCAAATCAAAAAATAACACTCGACGAATCGGAATCCTTCTTAATTGAAAAGAGTCGGGCAATAATAGACTCCCCAAAGATATTTCGTGACATTATTAAGGAAATGGAAATGGAATACCTACATGTCGAAGATGATTTTGATGAGTTTAAACTACAGACCACCTTACTAAAAATGAATACAAATTTAGGACCTGGGATTACCGTAGGAGATGTAAATGGAGATGAATTGGAGGACTTTTATATTGGAGGAACAAAAGAGAAACCAGGTAAGCTTTACATACAGAACAGAGATGGTAAGTTCTTGGAACAGTCAATCACATGTGCCGGTTTAAGGGAAGATATGGGTGTAGTATTTGCGGATATTGATGGTGATGGTGATTTAGACCTTATTTCTATTGATGGAGGGGGAATTGAGGAAATGGCCCGCCAAGAATACACCGATTTTATTTATTATAATGATGGGAGTGGAAATTTTACCTGTAAACCCTTCCTGAAAAGAAAGTCGAGGGGCGGCAGTGTTGAATTGGCCGATTTTGATCAAGATGGAGATCTGGACATGTTCGTTGGAGGTAGGGTGGTTAATGGATTTTACCCCAAAAGCCCTAAAAGTTACCTCCTACGTAACGATTCGGATAGATTTATCGATGTCAGTGAAGAAGTATTGTCCAGTCAAGAACTAGGGATGGTGAGCGATGCCATCTGGACCGATTTTGATAATGATGGATGGTTTGATTTGGTAGTGGTAGGGGAGTTTATGGAAATCACTTTCCTAAAAAACAAAAAAGGAAAGTTCGAGGACATTACCCACTCCACTGGTTTAAAATATACCAATGGGTGGTGGAACAGCATAGTTTCGGGAGATTTTGATGCCGACGGAGACATGGATTATGTAGTTGGTAATTTTGGATTGAACAGCGATTTTAAATGTTCCCCGGAACAACCACTTACCATTTATACCAAAGACGTGGATGGAAATGGGACCATAGACCCGTTGATCAGTTGTTACCGGGAGGGAAAAGAACATTTGATACATACAAGAGATATTTTGGTCGACCAGATCAGTGCTTTAAAAGGAAGTTTCAAAGACTATCAATCCTACGCCAGTGCAGATTTTGATGAAGTAATGGAGGCAGCGGGATTAAACGATGCAAGCCAGTTAAAAGCCTATGAATTTGCATCTAGTTATATCGAAAATTTGGGCAATGGAAAGTTTACAATATCAAATTTACCTATACAAGTCCAATTCTCTCCTGCATTCGGTTTGTTGACCGATGATTTTGACAACGATGGGAATTTAGATGTAATGATTACCGGGAACCAATTCGATGTAGAACCTTTTATTGGACGGAGTGATGCATCCATAGGATACTGTTTATTGGGAGATGGGCAAGGTAATTTTACCATGGCCCAATCTTCGAAAAGCGGCCTTAATTTATCTGGTAGTGCCAAGGGGGCGGCATTGATTCGATTAAAAAATGGCAATTCGGCAGCTTTGATTGGTATAAACTCCGGAAAAATGTCAGCATATGGATACTACAACCAAGAAAGAAAAACAATTACTTTACAGACGAATGATGCTTTTGTGACAATCACAAAAAAGAATGGTAAAGGCCAAAGAATAGAATTCCCCTATGGAAATACATATTTGGGAAATTCTTCGCGTACATTAACATACGACCCATCACAAACATTAGAAATCAAAATAATGGATTACAAGGGCAATACAAGGAAAATCAACCCTTTAACTGCATTAAAGTTATAA